From the genome of Triticum aestivum cultivar Chinese Spring chromosome 3B, IWGSC CS RefSeq v2.1, whole genome shotgun sequence, one region includes:
- the LOC123068310 gene encoding 40S ribosomal protein S20-like yields the protein MATPSKSGLEQHLFRITLSSNSNSVHDLDKVCSDVVKAAEEKLVRVKGPVRMPTKVLSITTRKSPCGQGTNTWDRFEMRVHKRVVDLVGSLDIIKQFPVPIPPTVHVEVTITDL from the exons ATGGCGACGCCGAGCAAGTCCGGCTTGGAGCAGCACTTGTTCCGCATCACCCTCTCCTCCAACTCCAACAGCGTCCACGACCTAGACAAGG tgtgctccgacgtggtcaaggCCGCCGAGGAGAAGCTGGTCCGGGTGAAGGGCCCGGTCAGGATGCCCACCAAGGTGCTCAGCATCACCACCAGGAAGTCACCCTGCGGACAAGGTACCAACACATGGGATCGGTTCGAGATGCGGGTGCACAAGAGGGTCGTCGACCTCGTCGGCTCCCTGGACATCATTAAGCAGTTCCCAGTCCCCATCCCGCCCACCGTCCACGTTGAGGTCACCATCACCGACCTTTAA
- the LOC123068140 gene encoding protein RER1B isoform X1, whose amino-acid sequence MDSGGGGGGDSSGGAGAAAAAAKWRTDATRAFQYYLDRSTPHATGRWVGTLVVAAVYALRVLSIHGFYIVSYGLGIYLLNLLIGFLSPMVDPELDPSAAAHDGPALPTRGSDEFKPFIRRLPEFKFWYAITKAFVIAFVMTFFSVFDVPVFWPILLCYWIVLFVLTMKRQILHMVKYKYVPFNIGKQKYGGKKGGASSSSSKD is encoded by the exons atggactccggcggcggcggcggcggcgactcgtcCGGCGGCGCGGGCGCTGCGGCTGCGGCGGCCAAGTGGCGGACGGACGCGACGCGGGCCTTCCAGTACTACCTGGACCGGTCGACGCCGCACGCGACGGGCCGGTGGGTGGGCACGCTGGTGGTGGCCGCCGTCTACGCGCTCCGGGTCTTGTCCATCCACGGCTTCTACATCGTCAGCTACGGCCTCGGGATCTACCTCCTCAACCTCCTCATCGGCTTCCTCTCCCCCATGGTCGACCCGGAGCTCGACCCCTCCGCCGCCGCACACGACGGGCCCGCCCTCCCCACCCGCGGATCCGACGAGTTCAAGCCTTTCATCAGGAGGCTACCAGAGTTCAAGTTCTG GTATGCAATCACAAAGGCTTTTGTTATAGCTTTTGTCATGACTTTCTTCTCCGTCTTCGACGTCCCTGTCTTCTGGCCTATACTGCTCTGCTACTGGATTGTACTCTTTGTGCTCACCATGAAGCGCCAGATTCTGCACATGGTCAAGTACAAATATGTGCCCTTCAACATCGGGAAGCAG AAATACGGCGGGAAGAAGGGTGGCGCGAGCAGCAGCTCGTCGAAAGACTGA
- the LOC123068140 gene encoding protein RER1A isoform X2 codes for MDSGGGGGGDSSGGAGAAAAAAKWRTDATRAFQYYLDRSTPHATGRWVGTLVVAAVYALRVLSIHGFYIVSYGLGIYLLNLLIGFLSPMVDPELDPSAAAHDGPALPTRGSDEFKPFIRRLPEFKFWYAITKAFVIAFVMTFFSVFDVPVFWPILLCYWIVLFVLTMKRQILHMVKYKYVPFNIGKQKYGRKKGGASSSSSKD; via the exons atggactccggcggcggcggcggcggcgactcgtcCGGCGGCGCGGGCGCTGCGGCTGCGGCGGCCAAGTGGCGGACGGACGCGACGCGGGCCTTCCAGTACTACCTGGACCGGTCGACGCCGCACGCGACGGGCCGGTGGGTGGGCACGCTGGTGGTGGCCGCCGTCTACGCGCTCCGGGTCTTGTCCATCCACGGCTTCTACATCGTCAGCTACGGCCTCGGGATCTACCTCCTCAACCTCCTCATCGGCTTCCTCTCCCCCATGGTCGACCCGGAGCTCGACCCCTCCGCCGCCGCACACGACGGGCCCGCCCTCCCCACCCGCGGATCCGACGAGTTCAAGCCTTTCATCAGGAGGCTACCAGAGTTCAAGTTCTG GTATGCAATCACAAAGGCTTTTGTTATAGCTTTTGTCATGACTTTCTTCTCCGTCTTCGACGTCCCTGTCTTCTGGCCTATACTGCTCTGCTACTGGATTGTACTCTTTGTGCTCACCATGAAGCGCCAGATTCTGCACATGGTCAAGTACAAATATGTGCCCTTCAACATCGGGAAGCAG AAATACGGCAGGAAGAAGGGTGGCGCGAGCAGCAGCTCGTCAAAAGACTGA